A genomic region of Caulobacter vibrioides contains the following coding sequences:
- a CDS encoding TonB-dependent receptor — MRAFRTTTLLTASALSLLIAAPALAAGQESAPTSNNDPALLGELVVTAQKRAQDPVEVPIAVTAYSGKFLEAIGVKAFDELSAFTPGFLVQNQSNNNSGFVMRGITSDSGSATDETRVSIYQDGVPISRSRGSYVELFDMERVEIAKGPQSTLFGRGALIGAVNLVQNKANPGGFDWAFKAEAGTRGYRVGEAMVNFTIGDSSALRIAARTRQADGYVKDAAGGDAYDSTDTQAVRVAFHTEAGRLKFDLIGNYQVDDGTGTSFKSNTFNPSNPVTGQALSNTSVGGFATLAPGAGFEGGAPLGLDRKVYGLTALADYRINDSLTLSSITATRAFHSVEVFDPDGSSLPILTFAEDAQGRQQSQELRLRYDAGGRFSGFVGANYFHETGSWRIPGQMDERLVLALLAGASPLGISRPTPQPQAVLTNPAYLAQVLQLGFGIPSSLATGFASNLKPIHREEFANYGENTTYDVYADGTLRLTDKLELTAGVRYTSEDREAAYRSTVQNGRSILGVLLAAPTPTNLFLAAQPNAVNNPALPLLGLLNQPTANNGDTFRTSISDSGVTWRLVGRYAVSDDVSLYASFARGRRPDVISTSGPAAPLGQPRFNTVKAEVVDSYEAGAKGKLMDGRLYLSGAVFRYDYDNFATTFRQGAQVVTLNAGKAKAYGFEGEARLQAGDFWTLFGTYGYNHARLESGLRKGNQFRLSPDHAVSMGALFSREALGGKLTFSPTYTWRSKMFFDDNNDRADLQSAGLFPDTKVDEFQDAYGLLNVRLGFGAVDDRWKIEAFVENLNDERYLKDAGNTGDSFGIPTFIAGKPRFMGVGVTFRH, encoded by the coding sequence ATGCGCGCCTTCCGCACCACCACGCTGTTGACCGCCAGCGCTCTGAGCCTGCTCATCGCCGCCCCGGCCCTGGCCGCCGGTCAGGAGAGCGCTCCGACCAGCAACAACGACCCCGCCCTGCTCGGCGAGCTGGTCGTCACCGCCCAGAAGCGCGCGCAGGATCCGGTCGAGGTGCCGATCGCCGTCACCGCTTATTCGGGCAAGTTCCTTGAGGCGATCGGGGTCAAGGCCTTCGACGAGCTGTCGGCCTTCACGCCCGGCTTCCTGGTTCAGAACCAGTCGAACAACAACTCCGGCTTCGTGATGCGCGGCATCACCTCGGACTCCGGCTCGGCCACCGACGAGACGCGCGTCTCGATCTATCAGGACGGCGTGCCGATCTCGCGGTCGCGTGGCTCGTATGTCGAGCTGTTCGACATGGAGCGGGTCGAGATCGCCAAGGGCCCGCAGTCGACGCTTTTCGGTCGCGGCGCCCTGATCGGCGCGGTGAACCTGGTTCAGAACAAGGCTAATCCCGGCGGCTTTGACTGGGCGTTCAAGGCGGAGGCCGGCACGCGCGGCTACCGCGTCGGCGAGGCGATGGTCAATTTCACGATCGGTGACAGCTCGGCTCTGCGTATCGCGGCCCGCACCCGTCAGGCCGATGGCTACGTAAAGGACGCCGCGGGCGGCGACGCCTACGACTCGACCGACACCCAGGCCGTGCGTGTGGCGTTCCACACCGAAGCCGGCCGGTTGAAGTTTGACCTCATCGGCAACTACCAAGTCGATGACGGCACCGGCACGTCGTTCAAGAGCAACACCTTCAATCCGAGCAATCCGGTCACCGGCCAAGCGCTGAGCAACACCAGCGTCGGCGGCTTTGCGACGCTGGCGCCCGGCGCCGGCTTCGAAGGCGGCGCACCCCTGGGTCTCGACCGCAAGGTCTATGGCCTCACCGCGCTGGCCGACTATCGCATCAACGACAGCCTGACCTTGTCGTCGATCACGGCCACGCGCGCCTTTCATTCGGTCGAAGTGTTCGATCCCGACGGTTCCTCCCTGCCGATCCTGACCTTCGCCGAAGATGCGCAAGGTCGTCAGCAGAGCCAGGAACTGCGTCTGCGCTACGACGCCGGCGGCCGCTTCTCGGGCTTCGTCGGCGCCAACTATTTCCACGAAACCGGCTCCTGGCGCATCCCGGGCCAGATGGACGAACGCCTGGTGCTGGCCCTGCTGGCGGGCGCCTCGCCGCTGGGCATCAGCCGTCCGACCCCGCAGCCGCAGGCCGTCCTGACCAACCCGGCCTATCTGGCGCAGGTGTTGCAACTGGGCTTTGGCATTCCTTCCTCGCTGGCGACGGGTTTCGCGTCCAATCTGAAGCCGATCCATCGCGAGGAATTCGCCAACTACGGCGAGAACACCACCTACGATGTCTATGCCGACGGCACGCTGCGTCTGACCGACAAGCTCGAGCTCACGGCGGGTGTTCGCTACACGAGCGAAGATCGTGAAGCGGCCTATCGCTCGACCGTCCAGAACGGTCGCTCGATCCTGGGTGTGCTGCTCGCCGCGCCGACGCCGACCAACCTGTTCCTGGCCGCGCAGCCGAACGCGGTGAACAATCCCGCCCTGCCGCTGCTGGGTCTGCTCAACCAACCCACCGCCAACAATGGCGACACGTTCCGCACGTCGATCTCCGACAGCGGCGTCACCTGGCGCCTCGTCGGTCGCTATGCGGTCTCTGACGACGTCAGCCTCTACGCCTCGTTTGCGCGCGGTCGTCGTCCCGACGTGATCTCGACGAGCGGCCCGGCCGCGCCGCTTGGCCAGCCGCGCTTCAACACGGTCAAGGCCGAGGTGGTCGACAGCTACGAGGCCGGCGCCAAGGGCAAGTTGATGGACGGTCGCCTGTACCTGTCGGGCGCGGTGTTCCGCTACGACTACGACAACTTCGCCACGACCTTCCGCCAAGGCGCCCAGGTCGTGACGCTCAACGCCGGCAAGGCCAAGGCCTACGGCTTCGAGGGCGAGGCGCGTCTGCAAGCCGGGGACTTCTGGACCCTGTTCGGGACCTACGGCTACAACCACGCTCGCCTTGAGAGCGGTCTGCGCAAGGGCAACCAGTTCCGCCTCTCGCCTGACCATGCCGTCTCGATGGGCGCGCTGTTCAGCCGCGAGGCCCTGGGCGGCAAGCTGACCTTCTCGCCGACCTACACCTGGCGTTCGAAGATGTTCTTCGACGACAACAATGACCGCGCCGACCTGCAATCGGCCGGTCTGTTCCCCGACACCAAGGTCGATGAGTTCCAGGACGCCTACGGCTTGCTGAACGTGCGCCTGGGCTTCGGCGCGGTCGATGATCGCTGGAAGATCGAGGCCTTCGTCGAGAACCTGAACGACGAGCGCTATCTGAAGGACGCGGGCAACACCGGCGACAGCTTCGGCATCCCGACCTTCATCGCCGGCAAGCCGCGCTTCATGGGCGTGGGCGTCACGTTCCGTCACTAA
- a CDS encoding RluA family pseudouridine synthase — MNGADDIADDDLLDDVPKGAATEDERLSAELPASLAGQRLDRVLAPLFPDLSRARLQALISEGRLTLDGETVSDASRKARAGTYRLAVPPPAPADPEPEAIPLSILYEDAHLIVVDKAAGMAAHPAPGTYSGTLVNALLYHCGDSLSGVGGVARPGIVHRLDKDTSGVMVAAKSDAAHRGLSALFATHDIDRLYIALTRGAPTPPSGTIRTQLGRSPGDRKKMAVLRSGGREAITHYQVEAVFGPQDRPLAARVACRLETGRTHQIRVHMASKGSPCLGDPVYGAGQPSAAVRDQIEAADLRRQALHAAVLGFVHPITGEALRFETPPPPDMAALEVALAAL; from the coding sequence GTGAACGGCGCGGACGACATTGCGGACGACGACCTGCTCGACGACGTCCCCAAGGGCGCTGCGACCGAGGACGAGCGCCTCAGCGCGGAGCTGCCGGCGAGTCTGGCCGGCCAGCGCTTGGACAGGGTCTTGGCGCCGCTCTTTCCCGACCTGTCCCGCGCCCGCCTCCAGGCCCTGATCAGCGAGGGCCGGCTGACGCTCGACGGCGAGACGGTGTCGGACGCCTCGCGCAAGGCCAGGGCTGGAACCTATCGCCTGGCCGTCCCGCCGCCCGCGCCCGCAGACCCGGAACCCGAGGCCATCCCCCTGTCGATCCTCTATGAGGACGCGCATCTCATCGTAGTGGACAAGGCCGCCGGCATGGCCGCGCACCCCGCCCCTGGGACCTACAGCGGCACCCTGGTCAACGCCCTTTTGTATCACTGCGGCGACAGCCTCTCGGGCGTCGGCGGGGTCGCGCGGCCCGGCATCGTTCATCGCCTCGACAAGGACACCTCGGGCGTCATGGTGGCGGCCAAGAGCGACGCGGCGCATCGCGGCCTGTCGGCCCTGTTCGCCACCCACGACATCGATCGTCTTTATATCGCCCTCACCCGCGGCGCGCCGACGCCGCCGAGCGGCACGATCCGCACCCAGCTTGGCCGCTCGCCGGGAGACCGAAAGAAGATGGCGGTGCTGCGGTCGGGCGGCCGCGAGGCGATCACCCACTACCAGGTCGAGGCCGTCTTCGGCCCGCAGGATCGCCCCCTGGCCGCGCGCGTGGCGTGTCGGCTGGAGACCGGACGCACGCACCAGATCCGCGTCCATATGGCCAGCAAGGGCTCGCCCTGCCTTGGAGACCCCGTCTATGGCGCGGGCCAACCCTCGGCGGCGGTCCGGGACCAGATCGAGGCGGCGGACCTTCGCCGCCAGGCCCTGCACGCGGCCGTGCTGGGCTTTGTTCATCCGATCACCGGCGAGGCGCTGAGGTTCGAGACCCCGCCGCCCCCCGACATGGCGGCCCTGGAGGTCGCGCTGGCCGCGCTCTGA
- a CDS encoding MBL fold metallo-hydrolase, with product MMQPEIIPYHHPATGAVSYLIVDPATFLCAIVDPVLDFDPVTEAIDTRFVDAIIADIRAKDLGPTWILETGLHAGHLSAAGHLKYETGASVCIGARVVESLKRLAPKFGETMVDVDGWDFDKLAQDGDTFPMGGLEITPIAMTGRLPGAVAYKMADMVFTGDLVLAPSEGAGRCDIPGGDAGKAWDDAQKILALPPETRVFPGVCATAPPESTVAEHKASNIQLNDTVDRLDFIALRTAADAFLPDPMFAAAALRVAIRSGRPPSEPESGPRFPAVDLGKL from the coding sequence TTGATGCAGCCGGAAATCATACCTTATCACCATCCCGCTACGGGCGCGGTGAGCTACCTGATCGTCGATCCGGCCACCTTTCTCTGCGCCATTGTCGATCCCGTGCTGGATTTTGATCCGGTCACCGAGGCGATCGACACGCGTTTTGTCGACGCCATCATCGCCGACATCCGCGCCAAGGACCTCGGGCCAACCTGGATCCTTGAGACCGGCCTGCATGCCGGCCACCTGTCGGCCGCCGGGCATCTCAAGTACGAGACCGGCGCTTCGGTGTGCATCGGCGCCCGTGTCGTCGAAAGCCTGAAGCGCCTCGCGCCCAAGTTCGGCGAGACCATGGTCGACGTGGACGGCTGGGACTTCGACAAGTTGGCCCAGGACGGCGACACCTTTCCCATGGGCGGGCTTGAGATCACGCCGATCGCCATGACCGGCCGCCTGCCCGGCGCCGTCGCCTACAAGATGGCCGACATGGTCTTTACGGGCGATCTGGTCCTGGCGCCCTCCGAAGGCGCCGGCCGTTGCGATATTCCCGGCGGAGACGCCGGCAAGGCCTGGGACGACGCGCAGAAGATCCTGGCCCTGCCGCCAGAGACCCGCGTGTTTCCGGGCGTCTGCGCCACGGCGCCGCCCGAGTCGACGGTCGCCGAGCACAAGGCGTCGAACATCCAACTCAACGACACCGTCGACCGGCTGGACTTCATCGCTCTGCGCACGGCCGCCGACGCCTTCCTGCCCGACCCGATGTTCGCCGCCGCAGCGCTGCGGGTCGCTATCCGCTCGGGTCGTCCGCCGTCTGAACCCGAGTCCGGCCCCCGCTTCCCGGCGGTTGATCTGGGCAAGCTCTAG
- the nhaA gene encoding Na+/H+ antiporter NhaA, protein MPHRVRKLSVLRELLESGAAGGLLLMAAAALALFIANSPLAEGYFNALHVSFAGLDLLHWINDGLMAIFFLFVGLEIKREFLDGQLSTWANRALPCIAAAGGVIVPGLIYAGLNAGSPETVRGWAIPTATDIAFALGVLSLLGSRVPTSLKIFLATLAIVDDLVAVLVIAVFYTAELNTAALAGAGIFTLVLVGFNRLKVKRLAPYLVMGVALWWLVLLSGVHATIAGVVLAMTIPLQASKAAPDDASSPLHRLEHALSSWVAFLVVPIFGFANAGVSFAGMTPSVLAEPVTLGVALGLFLGKQIGVFGAAWLAIRLGIARLPVAASWLQLYGVSLLCGIGFTMSLFIGLLAFQDAALQNEVKVGVLVGSLSSALIGATLLSFAKKRRPAVDEGSSPLSEGRS, encoded by the coding sequence ATGCCACACCGTGTCCGCAAACTGTCCGTGCTGAGAGAGCTCCTGGAAAGTGGAGCGGCCGGCGGTCTGCTTTTGATGGCCGCAGCCGCGCTCGCCCTTTTTATCGCCAACTCGCCGCTGGCCGAGGGCTATTTCAACGCCCTCCATGTGTCGTTCGCCGGACTCGACCTGCTCCATTGGATCAACGATGGGCTGATGGCGATCTTCTTTCTGTTCGTCGGCCTGGAGATCAAGCGCGAGTTCCTGGACGGGCAACTGTCGACCTGGGCCAACCGTGCGCTGCCCTGTATCGCCGCAGCCGGCGGCGTCATCGTGCCTGGCCTGATCTATGCGGGCTTGAACGCAGGCAGCCCTGAGACCGTTCGCGGCTGGGCCATTCCGACCGCGACGGACATCGCCTTTGCGCTGGGCGTCCTTTCGCTGCTCGGGTCTCGTGTTCCCACCAGTCTCAAGATCTTTCTGGCGACGCTGGCCATCGTCGATGACCTCGTGGCTGTTTTGGTCATCGCCGTCTTCTACACCGCCGAGCTCAACACCGCCGCCCTCGCAGGGGCGGGGATCTTCACCCTCGTGCTGGTCGGCTTCAATCGGCTGAAGGTGAAGCGGCTCGCGCCCTACCTGGTGATGGGCGTCGCGCTGTGGTGGCTGGTCCTGCTGTCGGGCGTTCACGCCACGATCGCCGGCGTGGTGCTGGCCATGACCATCCCGTTGCAAGCGTCGAAGGCCGCGCCGGACGATGCAAGCTCGCCCCTTCACAGGCTGGAGCATGCGCTGTCGTCCTGGGTGGCGTTCCTGGTGGTTCCGATCTTTGGCTTCGCCAATGCGGGCGTCTCGTTTGCGGGCATGACCCCGTCCGTCCTCGCCGAGCCGGTGACGCTGGGGGTGGCCTTGGGGCTGTTCCTGGGCAAGCAGATCGGCGTCTTCGGGGCGGCGTGGCTGGCCATCCGGCTGGGGATCGCGCGCCTGCCGGTGGCCGCCTCCTGGCTGCAGCTCTACGGCGTTAGCCTGCTGTGCGGCATCGGTTTCACGATGAGCCTCTTCATCGGGCTGCTGGCGTTCCAGGACGCCGCGCTCCAGAACGAGGTCAAGGTCGGCGTCCTGGTCGGTTCGCTCAGCTCGGCCTTGATCGGCGCGACCCTGTTGAGCTTCGCCAAGAAGCGCCGTCCGGCCGTGGACGAAGGGAGCTCCCCACTCTCCGAGGGCCGCAGCTAG
- the nagE gene encoding N-acetylglucosamine-specific PTS transporter subunit IIBC, whose amino-acid sequence MKSPLEVLQPLGRALMLPIAVLPVAALLLRIGQPDLLGAPALAAMTHGMSLSVANTFGAAGGAIFGSLGLIFAIGVAVGLARENHGAAGLAGVVCYVIATKGVEALMVAPPEVAAKAVEGAKDLAIAAWKAKEIGKLSIPVGILSGVISGWLYNRYSTIKLPEYLAFFGGRRFVPIVAGLAGVVLALLFGAFWSTLEAGVDGLSGLVTASGNLGLVIFGLLNRLLIVTGLHHILNNVVWFILGDFNGVTGDLNRFAAGDKTAGAFMSGFFPVMMFGLPAACLAMLHTARPERRKAVAGMLGSLALTSFLTGVTEPIEFTFMFLAPVLYAIHALLTGLSMALMNMLDVRLGFGFSAGLFDYVLNFNKATRPWLLIPVGLVYGAIYYGVFRFAIVRFDLKTPGREVEAALSIETVTTGGGRGADFLSALGGAANLVSVDACTTRLRLIVVDQSAVNEPALKALGARGVVKPSDKALQVVLGPIADTVAGEIRAAIGAGVPAAASRGVADAPTPPQIASSSPPSVADDQKALALVAALGGAGNLREIGTCSSRLRVVVSDAASVDEAALRAVGVRGFVRVGEHAVHVVLGPEAERVGQALRSLI is encoded by the coding sequence ATGAAGTCTCCGCTTGAAGTCCTGCAGCCCCTCGGTCGGGCCCTGATGCTGCCGATCGCGGTGCTGCCCGTGGCGGCGCTGCTCTTGCGCATCGGCCAGCCGGACCTGCTGGGCGCGCCCGCCCTGGCGGCGATGACCCACGGGATGTCGCTGTCGGTGGCCAACACCTTCGGGGCGGCGGGCGGCGCGATCTTCGGGAGCCTGGGCCTGATCTTCGCCATCGGCGTGGCGGTGGGCCTGGCCCGCGAGAACCACGGCGCCGCCGGCCTGGCGGGCGTGGTCTGCTACGTCATCGCCACCAAGGGCGTCGAGGCGCTGATGGTCGCGCCGCCCGAGGTGGCGGCCAAGGCCGTGGAGGGAGCCAAGGACCTGGCGATCGCGGCCTGGAAGGCCAAGGAGATCGGCAAGCTATCCATCCCCGTCGGCATCCTCTCGGGGGTGATCAGCGGTTGGCTCTATAACCGCTACAGCACCATCAAGCTTCCCGAGTACCTAGCCTTCTTCGGCGGTCGGCGGTTCGTGCCCATCGTCGCGGGTCTGGCCGGCGTCGTCCTGGCCCTGCTGTTCGGCGCCTTCTGGAGCACGCTGGAGGCCGGCGTCGACGGCCTCAGCGGTCTGGTGACCGCGTCCGGCAATCTGGGCCTTGTCATCTTCGGCCTTCTGAACCGTCTGCTGATCGTCACGGGCCTGCACCACATCCTCAACAACGTGGTCTGGTTCATCCTGGGCGACTTCAACGGCGTCACCGGCGACCTCAACCGCTTCGCGGCCGGCGACAAGACCGCCGGGGCGTTCATGAGCGGCTTCTTCCCGGTGATGATGTTCGGCCTGCCGGCCGCGTGCCTGGCCATGCTGCACACCGCGCGGCCCGAGCGTCGCAAGGCGGTGGCGGGGATGCTGGGCTCGCTGGCCCTGACCTCGTTCCTGACGGGCGTGACCGAGCCGATCGAGTTTACGTTCATGTTCCTGGCGCCGGTGCTCTATGCGATCCACGCGCTGCTGACGGGCCTGTCGATGGCCCTGATGAACATGCTGGACGTCAGGCTGGGCTTCGGGTTCTCGGCGGGCCTGTTCGACTATGTGCTGAACTTCAACAAGGCCACCCGGCCCTGGCTGCTGATCCCGGTGGGGCTGGTCTATGGCGCGATCTATTACGGCGTCTTCCGGTTCGCTATCGTCCGGTTCGACCTGAAGACCCCCGGCCGCGAGGTCGAGGCGGCGCTGTCCATCGAGACCGTCACGACGGGCGGCGGACGGGGCGCCGACTTTCTGTCCGCCCTGGGCGGCGCGGCCAACCTCGTCAGCGTCGACGCCTGCACCACCCGCCTTCGGCTGATCGTCGTCGACCAGAGCGCGGTCAACGAACCCGCCCTCAAGGCCCTGGGCGCGCGAGGGGTGGTCAAGCCGTCGGACAAGGCGCTGCAGGTCGTGCTGGGGCCGATCGCCGACACGGTCGCGGGCGAGATCCGCGCGGCCATCGGCGCTGGTGTCCCCGCGGCGGCTTCGCGTGGGGTCGCCGATGCGCCGACGCCACCGCAGATCGCGTCATCCAGCCCGCCCTCGGTCGCCGATGACCAAAAGGCCTTGGCGCTCGTCGCCGCGCTGGGCGGCGCGGGCAATCTGCGTGAGATCGGGACCTGTTCCAGTCGCCTGCGGGTGGTTGTCTCCGACGCCGCAAGCGTCGACGAGGCGGCCTTGCGCGCGGTTGGGGTCCGCGGCTTCGTTCGCGTCGGCGAGCATGCGGTGCACGTGGTTCTGGGGCCGGAGGCCGAGCGCGTTGGCCAGGCGCTGCGCAGCCTGATCTAG
- the ptsP gene encoding phosphoenolpyruvate--protein phosphotransferase — MIVSNLVLTAPLKGWIAPLEETPDAVFAERMLGDGLAIDPLDSTLHAPCDGAVVSVHRARHAVTLRATNGAEILMHVGLETVALNGEGFEVLVEEGQTVKAGDRLIRFDLDLLAQRARSLITPVVITNLEAFRIVRRDQDREIGVGEFLMELAPIARATAVLAGAGDEVAREIVVPLIHGIHARPAARIADAVKAFSAEAALVIGARRANARSPVGLMSLAIRHGDTIGIVASGSDAQAAVAALAALIEGGMGEGAPVIAKALASSAPTAVAPAAPAQLPRDGVLKGVLAAPGLAIGKAVRLSTAEIAVREAGEGVAHEEAALARALEMVRARIGKAAETGDKARKAILAAHQAFLDDPELYAGAHRLIAEGKSAGYAWRQSVGGYVEALRALGDRRMAERVDDLIDLERQVLRALSGEEEAEAVLAPGSILLADELLPSQLMSADPAAVAGFATVRGGPTSHVAILAAAMGVPALVAVGDALSRLKDGTTLILDADSGTLRVAPDAKALEAAQTALAQRQQRKAAAKAAAHEPAVTRDGVRIEVFANTGSVADAQAAVANGAEGSGLLRTEFLFLDRETPPDEDEQARQYQAIAEALDGRPLIIRTLDVGGDKAAPYLPIPAEENPALGLRGVRVSLWRPHLLKAQLRAILRVEPRGQCKIMVPMVASLDELRAVRAVLEEAKRELGITEPVELGVMIETPAAAVTADLLAAEADFLSIGTNDLTQYVLAMDRGNPELAAGIDALHPAVLRMIDQTCRGAARHHRWVGVCGGLASDLDATPILLGLGVTELSTTASIAPEVKARVRTISLEACRALAARALDQTSPDAVRALVQTHMNAPHGA; from the coding sequence TTGATCGTGTCCAATCTCGTCCTCACCGCCCCCTTGAAGGGCTGGATCGCGCCGCTTGAGGAGACGCCGGACGCCGTCTTCGCCGAGCGGATGCTGGGCGATGGCCTGGCGATCGATCCGCTGGACTCGACGCTGCACGCGCCGTGCGACGGGGCGGTGGTGAGCGTGCACCGGGCGCGTCACGCGGTGACGCTGCGGGCGACGAACGGCGCAGAGATCCTGATGCATGTCGGCCTGGAGACCGTCGCCCTGAACGGCGAGGGCTTTGAGGTCCTTGTCGAGGAAGGCCAGACGGTGAAGGCGGGCGATCGGCTGATCCGCTTCGACCTCGACCTCTTGGCTCAGCGCGCCCGCAGCTTGATCACGCCGGTGGTGATCACCAATCTCGAAGCGTTCCGGATCGTGCGTCGCGACCAGGACCGCGAGATCGGCGTGGGCGAGTTCCTGATGGAGCTGGCGCCGATCGCCCGCGCAACGGCCGTTTTGGCGGGCGCAGGCGACGAGGTCGCGCGCGAGATCGTCGTGCCTCTGATCCATGGGATTCATGCCCGTCCCGCCGCTCGCATCGCCGATGCGGTGAAAGCCTTCTCCGCCGAAGCGGCGCTGGTGATCGGCGCACGCCGGGCCAACGCCAGGAGCCCGGTGGGGCTGATGTCTCTGGCCATCCGCCATGGCGACACGATCGGGATCGTAGCCTCCGGCTCGGACGCCCAGGCGGCGGTGGCGGCCTTGGCCGCGCTGATCGAAGGCGGCATGGGCGAGGGCGCGCCGGTGATCGCCAAGGCTCTGGCCTCTTCAGCGCCCACCGCCGTCGCGCCGGCCGCTCCCGCCCAACTGCCGCGCGATGGCGTGTTGAAGGGCGTTCTGGCTGCGCCCGGCCTGGCCATCGGCAAGGCCGTACGCTTGTCCACCGCCGAGATTGCGGTGCGCGAGGCGGGCGAGGGCGTCGCCCACGAGGAAGCGGCGCTGGCCCGGGCGCTGGAGATGGTCCGTGCCCGGATCGGTAAGGCCGCCGAGACCGGCGACAAGGCCCGCAAGGCGATCCTGGCGGCGCACCAGGCCTTCCTCGACGATCCCGAACTCTACGCCGGCGCCCATCGCCTGATCGCTGAGGGCAAGAGCGCGGGCTATGCCTGGCGCCAGTCCGTGGGCGGCTATGTCGAGGCGCTCCGGGCATTGGGCGATCGCCGCATGGCCGAGCGCGTCGATGACCTGATCGATCTGGAACGCCAGGTCCTGCGCGCCCTCAGCGGCGAGGAGGAGGCCGAAGCGGTGCTGGCGCCGGGCTCGATCCTGCTGGCCGACGAACTGCTGCCGTCCCAATTGATGAGCGCGGATCCCGCCGCCGTCGCCGGCTTCGCCACCGTCCGTGGCGGACCAACCTCGCACGTGGCGATCCTGGCCGCCGCCATGGGCGTTCCGGCCCTGGTGGCTGTCGGGGACGCGCTGTCGAGGTTGAAGGACGGGACGACGCTGATCCTCGACGCCGACTCCGGAACGCTGCGCGTGGCGCCCGACGCCAAGGCCCTGGAAGCCGCGCAGACGGCGCTTGCCCAACGCCAGCAACGCAAGGCCGCCGCCAAGGCCGCCGCCCATGAGCCGGCGGTGACGCGCGACGGGGTTCGCATCGAGGTCTTCGCCAATACCGGCTCGGTCGCCGACGCCCAGGCCGCCGTGGCCAACGGCGCCGAGGGTTCGGGCCTGCTGCGCACCGAGTTCCTGTTCCTCGACCGCGAGACCCCGCCCGACGAAGACGAGCAGGCCCGCCAGTACCAGGCCATCGCCGAGGCGCTGGACGGCCGCCCCCTGATCATCCGCACGCTGGATGTCGGCGGCGACAAGGCTGCGCCCTATCTGCCGATCCCGGCTGAAGAGAACCCGGCCCTGGGCCTGCGCGGCGTTCGCGTCAGCCTGTGGCGACCGCATCTGCTGAAGGCCCAACTGCGCGCGATCCTGCGGGTCGAGCCGCGGGGCCAGTGCAAGATCATGGTCCCGATGGTGGCCAGCCTCGACGAGCTTCGCGCCGTGCGCGCGGTGCTGGAGGAGGCCAAGCGCGAGCTTGGGATCACCGAACCGGTGGAGTTGGGGGTGATGATCGAGACCCCGGCGGCGGCGGTGACCGCCGACCTGCTGGCGGCCGAGGCCGACTTCCTGTCGATCGGCACCAACGACCTGACCCAGTACGTGCTGGCCATGGACCGGGGCAATCCGGAACTGGCCGCCGGCATCGACGCCCTGCACCCGGCGGTGCTGCGGATGATCGACCAGACCTGCCGGGGCGCAGCCAGGCATCATCGCTGGGTGGGGGTGTGCGGCGGCCTGGCCTCGGACCTGGACGCCACGCCGATCCTGCTGGGCCTGGGGGTCACCGAACTGTCGACCACGGCCTCGATCGCGCCGGAGGTGAAGGCCCGCGTACGGACGATTTCGTTGGAGGCCTGCCGGGCCCTGGCGGCCCGGGCGCTGGATCAAACCTCGCCGGACGCGGTCCGCGCGCTCGTCCAAACGCATATGAACGCGCCCCACGGAGCCTGA